In Gammaproteobacteria bacterium, one DNA window encodes the following:
- a CDS encoding hypothetical protein (Evidence 5 : Unknown function): protein MEKTILIPYTLYKVDYTAHSQRLVTDLDFALLTLIKNNTAENDAALLNFNDLKTELCLPARFISEMISKLMELGLCYIDLSDIICPTKESEAINNIEELQRYQGSEPITKTIYLCRENLTGLYYQKMGYEHHDNITHSDVTECLKWSSKNENITTKLTDPRTKLIIKDAVDNCDLGEARNFIERIEKKSLLDNMLSDMSIEVHRNYSWKHRDGEIKYNFLEITEKDGKLKNVPDEISNSSFFQNKLKEIYGIEKLDKPLEIKELSYLNIKREDICIIKTKHAHQKILIDALKQAKSQILLHTAHISEQAINTLINELSATLNRGVTIGIRVGFEGPFKIAELKKKLSQKMANVTNLLIDPQPTNSDAKLLVYDSGSNEAPFTAIIGSYNWLFETSLSKKEFSDVSIKSTATPLNVKLLDKFPGELLTPWWGEQCKAYSTLSPGLGEVDDLIRIGLLTDREHEEYWLNLPDRENVILASYRISADNPILQQMANKKNIYFIYGKKEPNSSVETHNLHYVDDMHARLCIEKDKYVIITSYSFLSARFDSSKSKEPNHLGIRIIDKVLSNNIWDSLMQLTGRNQ, encoded by the coding sequence CACTTATCAAAAATAACACAGCTGAAAATGACGCAGCACTATTAAACTTCAATGATCTAAAAACTGAACTGTGTTTACCTGCACGCTTTATAAGCGAGATGATTTCTAAACTGATGGAGCTTGGCTTATGTTATATCGATCTTTCGGACATTATTTGCCCGACCAAAGAATCAGAAGCCATAAATAATATTGAAGAATTACAACGCTATCAAGGCAGTGAGCCAATAACAAAAACCATTTACCTTTGCCGAGAGAACTTAACAGGATTGTATTATCAGAAAATGGGATACGAACATCATGATAATATAACTCACAGTGACGTTACTGAATGTTTGAAATGGAGTTCAAAAAATGAAAATATAACTACCAAACTAACTGATCCGCGAACCAAATTAATCATTAAAGACGCTGTCGATAACTGCGATCTTGGCGAAGCTAGGAATTTCATTGAACGAATCGAAAAAAAATCCCTGCTAGACAACATGCTGTCCGATATGAGTATAGAAGTCCATCGAAATTATTCATGGAAACATAGGGATGGCGAAATAAAGTATAACTTTCTTGAAATAACGGAAAAAGATGGCAAACTGAAAAACGTACCAGATGAGATTTCAAATAGCAGCTTTTTTCAGAACAAATTAAAAGAAATATATGGCATTGAAAAACTCGACAAACCACTTGAAATCAAAGAACTTTCTTACCTTAATATCAAGCGGGAAGATATTTGCATAATAAAAACAAAACACGCGCATCAAAAAATTCTGATTGATGCTTTGAAACAAGCGAAGAGCCAAATATTATTGCACACGGCTCATATTTCAGAACAAGCCATAAACACTTTAATCAATGAGTTATCTGCTACGTTGAATCGTGGTGTGACGATAGGCATACGTGTTGGCTTCGAAGGGCCTTTCAAAATTGCGGAGCTAAAAAAGAAGCTATCTCAAAAAATGGCTAACGTAACTAATTTATTAATTGATCCTCAACCGACAAATTCTGACGCAAAGCTCCTAGTTTATGATAGCGGAAGTAATGAAGCACCTTTTACAGCGATTATAGGTAGTTATAATTGGCTATTCGAAACGTCTCTTAGCAAAAAAGAGTTCTCGGATGTATCGATTAAAAGCACTGCTACCCCATTAAATGTAAAGCTCCTAGATAAATTTCCTGGGGAATTGCTAACACCATGGTGGGGAGAGCAATGTAAAGCTTATTCAACGTTATCGCCTGGATTAGGTGAAGTTGATGATTTAATACGGATCGGCTTGCTAACGGATCGCGAACATGAAGAATATTGGCTCAATTTGCCTGATCGAGAAAACGTGATTTTGGCTTCATATCGCATTAGTGCTGATAATCCAATACTCCAACAAATGGCAAATAAAAAGAATATTTATTTTATTTACGGAAAAAAAGAGCCAAATTCCTCAGTTGAAACTCATAATTTGCATTATGTAGATGACATGCACGCACGCCTTTGCATCGAAAAAGATAAATACGTTATCATAACGTCCTATAGTTTTCTTTCTGCTCGTTTTGATAGCTCGAAATCAAAAGAACCTAATCATCTTGGTATTCGTATTATTGATAAAGTGCTGTCAAATAATATTTGGGATTCGCTTATGCAATTAACTGGTCGTAATCAATGA
- a CDS encoding hypothetical protein (Evidence 5 : Unknown function) has product MIKSLLKTLICELPRYAEEEGYFYSVSRDELINVLCSQQSVDKVVAVTTIELVENLLDTLAVLNSDYLQKGEWCFISFPAQLLAMSVLTAMSDKSSRFFVDNFWNTNSIDNARKEEQRLPILQDFDTRSLDYGCPQSRMSPPQALSPKKTR; this is encoded by the coding sequence ATGATCAAATCCTTACTGAAAACCTTGATCTGCGAATTACCGCGCTACGCCGAAGAAGAAGGCTATTTTTATAGTGTCTCGCGGGATGAATTAATTAACGTACTGTGTTCACAACAATCCGTTGATAAAGTGGTTGCTGTGACTACCATTGAGTTAGTAGAAAATCTACTCGACACCTTAGCGGTACTCAACAGTGATTATCTACAAAAAGGCGAATGGTGTTTTATTTCTTTTCCAGCTCAATTATTAGCGATGTCAGTATTAACAGCCATGAGCGATAAGTCATCACGATTTTTTGTTGATAATTTCTGGAATACTAATAGCATTGATAATGCTAGAAAAGAAGAGCAACGCTTACCTATTCTTCAAGACTTCGACACCCGGAGTCTTGATTATGGTTGCCCGCAATCCAGAATGTCGCCTCCCCAAGCACTATCACCCAAGAAGACCCGCTGA
- a CDS encoding hypothetical protein (Evidence 5 : Unknown function) codes for MVGALFKSALLTASLIEGSVNSDVFAAWIKQDLLPNRSYAVEICAKRSGVAESIYTYRDSATTVANATSAQNDSKNSILL; via the coding sequence GTGGTTGGCGCCTTGTTTAAGTCGGCTTTATTAACGGCTTCTTTAATAGAGGGTTCGGTTAATTCGGATGTTTTTGCGGCATGGATAAAACAAGATTTATTACCAAATAGGAGTTACGCAGTTGAAATCTGCGCGAAGCGAAGCGGAGTCGCAGAATCTATCTATACTTATAGAGATTCTGCGACTACGGTCGCTAACGCGACCTCCGCGCAGAATGACAGCAAAAACTCAATCCTTTTATAG
- a CDS encoding hypothetical protein (Evidence 5 : Unknown function), producing MVARNPECRLPKHYHPRRPADTTLYRVVQANFETFLVLCRDNSWEHEPMPGFAEEAFRRYLKCGILAHGFARARCSECGHDFLIAFSCKCRGVCPSCNTRRMTETAAHLVDQVIPRLPVRQWVLSIPKRLRYFLPSLNSVLHIAVPL from the coding sequence ATGGTTGCCCGCAATCCAGAATGTCGCCTCCCCAAGCACTATCACCCAAGAAGACCCGCTGACACAACACTTTATCGGGTGGTCCAAGCCAATTTCGAGACTTTTCTCGTCCTTTGCCGGGATAACTCCTGGGAGCACGAGCCCATGCCAGGTTTCGCCGAGGAGGCATTCCGTCGTTATCTCAAATGTGGAATCCTGGCCCATGGATTCGCGCGTGCCCGTTGTTCAGAATGCGGCCATGACTTCCTCATTGCCTTTTCCTGTAAGTGCCGTGGCGTTTGCCCTTCCTGTAATACCAGACGCATGACCGAGACCGCCGCGCATTTAGTGGATCAAGTCATTCCGCGTTTACCAGTACGTCAGTGGGTATTGTCCATTCCAAAACGGTTGCGATATTTTTTGCCGTCGCTCAATAGCGTTTTACATATAGCTGTTCCGTTATAA